One genomic region from Pseudomonadota bacterium encodes:
- the rph gene encoding ribonuclease PH, producing the protein MRSNGRVNDKIRELRITKNFLKFPEGSVLVEMGETKVICGVSVEEKVPPFLKNSGKGWLTAEYSMLPRATKTRSMREAVSGKIGGRTHEIQRLIGRALRAVLNLDIIGERTLWIDCDVIQADGGTRTASITGAYVALVEALWAMKKRGVIEKIPFRDSVAAISVGLVNGEIALDMSYDEDSRAEVDMNFVMTGKGQLIEVQGTAEKTPFTKEQFDMMYQYALKGINEITRQQKIALGALFPMI; encoded by the coding sequence ATGAGAAGTAATGGAAGGGTAAACGACAAAATACGAGAGTTAAGGATAACGAAGAATTTCCTGAAATTTCCTGAAGGCTCTGTCCTTGTCGAGATGGGCGAGACGAAGGTAATATGCGGCGTGAGCGTGGAAGAGAAAGTTCCGCCTTTTTTGAAAAATTCAGGGAAAGGATGGTTGACTGCTGAATATTCTATGCTGCCGAGAGCTACCAAAACAAGGTCAATGAGAGAAGCGGTTTCAGGAAAGATAGGGGGGCGTACCCATGAGATACAGAGGCTTATCGGCAGGGCTCTCCGTGCCGTATTAAATCTTGACATAATCGGCGAGAGGACGCTTTGGATAGACTGTGACGTAATACAGGCTGATGGCGGGACAAGAACGGCGAGCATTACAGGCGCCTATGTAGCCCTTGTGGAGGCTTTATGGGCTATGAAGAAAAGAGGCGTCATCGAAAAAATACCGTTTCGTGATTCTGTTGCGGCAATCAGTGTAGGACTGGTAAATGGCGAGATTGCTCTTGATATGTCATACGATGAGGATTCCAGGGCTGAAGTGGATATGAATTTCGTGATGACAGGCAAGGGGCAGCTCATAGAGGTACAGGGCACGGCAGAAAAGACGCCTTTTACAAAAGAACAGTTTGACATGATGTACCAGTATGCGTTAAAGGGCATCAACGAAATTACGAGGCAACAAAAAATAGCTCTTGGAGCACTTTTCCCGATGATTTAA
- the rdgB gene encoding RdgB/HAM1 family non-canonical purine NTP pyrophosphatase, which translates to MKDVVIATVNPGKLEEIKAILHGEFVNFYSLTDLEDQVEVSEDSLLYLENAMKKARKIGDRFNMDTIADDSGIEVAALGGRPGIFSSRYGKDDEDRINKLLVELKGIPWEKRGAVFKAYIALYMPEKERSYVFYGSLKGYIGFERKGEKGFGYDPVFYVPELDKYIAELTMEEKNRLSHRGRALHALKEFLNTDFFRNPEALKQ; encoded by the coding sequence ATGAAAGATGTTGTAATTGCAACAGTAAACCCTGGCAAGCTTGAAGAGATAAAGGCTATTCTTCATGGCGAATTCGTTAATTTTTATTCTTTAACGGATTTGGAAGATCAAGTTGAGGTAAGTGAAGACAGCCTTCTATATCTTGAAAATGCGATGAAAAAGGCTCGAAAGATCGGCGACAGATTCAATATGGATACGATTGCCGATGATTCGGGTATCGAGGTGGCGGCCCTCGGAGGAAGACCGGGTATATTTTCTTCAAGGTACGGCAAGGATGATGAAGACAGGATCAATAAATTGCTTGTTGAGCTTAAAGGGATTCCCTGGGAAAAAAGGGGTGCGGTTTTCAAGGCATATATAGCCCTGTACATGCCTGAAAAGGAAAGGAGCTATGTATTTTACGGTTCGCTGAAAGGTTATATCGGGTTTGAAAGAAAAGGTGAAAAAGGTTTCGGTTACGACCCTGTTTTTTATGTGCCTGAACTGGATAAATATATAGCCGAACTTACTATGGAAGAAAAAAACAGACTAAGCCACCGCGGCAGGGCGCTCCATGCATTGAAAGAATTTTTGAATACGGATTTTTTCAGAAATCCCGAAGCTCTAAAGCAATAA
- the hemW gene encoding radical SAM family heme chaperone HemW — translation MHFPFCKTKCPYCDFYSVTDLSLIDTWLNALQKEMSFYRPDFTVFDSLYLGGGTPTLLNNHQIKRLLDALHNHFTFLPDTEITVEANPDDVTSGKLGALSAVGVNRLSIGVQSFNEKELRFLKRRHTGHNAKKAVKLAKACGFTNIGIDLMYGFEGQTRESWLDTMQMAIELEPMHLSCYQFTLEETTPYGKLKTEGKLKSITEEEEREFFLLTSSFLKLNGFIHYEVSNYGKGKKYFSRHNRKYWQHVPYLGLGPAAHSFKDNVRWWNYRSVEEYCQVVSQGRKPVDGSENLTDEQLRLERLYLGFRTQSGVCVDDICSSPSMTQTLSQLKRSGFVKIRSNMIIPTLKGYLIADHLPLMFT, via the coding sequence ATCCATTTCCCTTTCTGTAAAACAAAGTGCCCGTACTGTGATTTTTATTCTGTAACAGATCTTTCTCTCATTGATACATGGCTTAATGCCCTTCAAAAGGAGATGTCTTTCTATCGCCCGGATTTTACCGTCTTCGACTCCCTCTATCTTGGCGGAGGAACCCCTACCCTGCTCAACAACCATCAAATAAAACGCCTTCTGGATGCCCTTCATAACCATTTTACTTTTCTTCCCGATACTGAGATCACCGTTGAGGCAAACCCCGATGACGTGACATCCGGAAAACTCGGCGCATTAAGTGCGGTAGGCGTGAACCGTTTGAGCATCGGCGTTCAGTCATTCAATGAAAAAGAGCTCCGGTTCCTGAAGAGAAGGCATACCGGTCATAACGCCAAAAAAGCAGTGAAGCTTGCAAAGGCCTGCGGCTTCACCAACATCGGAATAGACCTTATGTATGGCTTTGAGGGTCAGACCAGGGAAAGCTGGCTGGATACGATGCAAATGGCGATCGAGCTTGAGCCAATGCACCTTTCCTGCTATCAGTTCACTCTTGAGGAGACAACACCTTACGGCAAACTTAAGACAGAGGGCAAGCTGAAATCCATAACAGAAGAAGAGGAAAGGGAATTCTTTTTACTTACATCAAGCTTTTTAAAGCTCAACGGTTTTATTCATTACGAGGTTTCTAACTACGGAAAGGGCAAAAAATATTTTTCACGCCACAACCGGAAATACTGGCAGCATGTACCCTATCTCGGACTCGGCCCTGCTGCTCATTCCTTCAAAGACAATGTCAGGTGGTGGAACTACAGATCTGTTGAAGAGTACTGCCAGGTAGTTTCGCAGGGAAGAAAACCCGTTGACGGGTCTGAAAACCTTACCGATGAACAATTGAGACTGGAACGCCTCTATCTTGGTTTCAGGACTCAAAGCGGTGTATGCGTCGATGACATTTGCAGCAGTCCTTCAATGACTCAAACCTTATCGCAATTAAAACGATCAGGGTTTGTGAAGATCCGTAGCAACATGATAATCCCCACTCTAAAGGGCTACCTCATCGCAGACCACCTTCCCCTTATGTTCACATAA